One Suricata suricatta isolate VVHF042 chromosome 15, meerkat_22Aug2017_6uvM2_HiC, whole genome shotgun sequence DNA segment encodes these proteins:
- the ZNF517 gene encoding zinc finger protein 517: MAVPLATPRLQEAVVFEDVAVYFTRIEWKCLAPDQRALYRNVMLENHRHVASLGFLVAKPALISLLDQGEESGTMTNRCPDSRMEAGVKESSLRRVSSRQLGLLGTVWGHFPEERNGRPKDGSDERPLDPQAGGFGEELSTSPGALEEKQPGSGPEEAVGERVYRCACGKYNSLLLRHQVIHKGTKSYQCTECGKAFKQSSILLRHQLIHTEEKPYRSCTRNAHYRLHSGGRPYRNLASYKRYARKEATSPTQS, translated from the exons ATGGCGGTGCCACTGGCGACGCCCAGACTCCAG GAAGCCGTTGTGTTTGAGGATGTGGCCGTGTACTTCACAAGAATAGAGTGGAAGTGCCTGGCCCCTGACCAGAGGGCGCTGTACAGGAACGTGATGTTGGAAAACCACAGGCACGTGGCCTCACTGG GCTTTCTTGTTGCCAAACCAGCGCTGATCTCCCTTTTGGACCAAGGGGAGGAGTCAGGGACCATGACCAACCGGTGCCCAG ATTCTAGGATGGAGGCTGGGGTCAAGGAGTCTTCTCTAAGGAGAGTGTCCTCTAGGCAGTTAGGACTGTTGGGCACAGTTTGGGGGCACTTCCCTGAGGAGAGGAATGGCCGTCCTAAGGACGGGTCAGATGAAAGACCCCTCGACCCCCAGGCAGGCGGCTTTGGTGAGGAACTTAGCACATCCCCGGGGGCCCTGGAGGAAAAACAGCCAGGCTCGGGCCCTGAAGAGGCTGTTGGGGAGAGAGTGTACAGGTGTGCCTGTGGCAAGTACAACTCGCTGCTGCTCAGGCACCAGGTCATCCACAAGGGGACCAAGTCCTACCAGTGCACAGAGTGTGGCAAGGCCTTCAAGCAGAGTTCCATCCTCCTGAGACACCAGCTGATCCACACGGAGGAGAAGCCCTACCG GAGCTGCACGCGGAACGCGCACTACCGGCTCCACAGCGGTGGGAGGCCCTACAG gaaCCTGGCATCTTATAAAAGGTACGCCAGAAAGGAAGCCACCAGCCCCACGCAGAGCTGA